A window of Nocardiopsis sp. Huas11 genomic DNA:
GGCGGTCGTCCTGGAACGCGCGCAACGCGCCCTCACCCAGATGGCCCTGCACTCCGACACCCACTGACCCCACCGCCGCCCCGCCCGCCCAGCCCGCCCAGCCCGGGGCTTCGACCTGGGACACAAGGAGAGCCAGCGTGTTCGACACCGTGCTCGTCGCCAACCGCGGCGAGATCGCCTGCCGCATCATCCGTTCCGCCCGCGAGCTCGGCCTGCGCACCGTCGCGGTCTACTCCGACGCCGACGCGGGCGCGCCGCACACCCGGCTCGCCGACGAGGCGGTCCGGCTCGGCCCCGCGCCGGCCGCCGAGAGCTACCTCGACATCGAACGCGTGCTCGCCGCGGCCGCCGCCGCAGGGGCGGGCGCGGTCCACCCCGGCTACGGCTTCCTGTCCGAGAGCGCGGCCTTCGCCCGCGCGGTCGAGGACGCCGGAATGGTGTTCGTCGGGCCCGAGCCCCGCCACCTGGAGCAGTTCGGCGACAAGCACACCGCGCGCAAGGCCGCCGCGGCGGCCGGGCTGCCCATGGTCCCCGGCAGCGAGACCCTGCCGGACGCCGACGCGGCCGTGGCCGCGGCCGCGGCGATCGGCTATCCCGTGATCCTCAAGTCGACCTCCGGCGGTGGCGGGATCGGGCTGCGCGCCTGCGCGGACCCGGAGGAGCTGCGCGCCGCCTTCGACCAGGTCAGCCGGATGGCGCAGACCCACTTCGGCGGAGGCGGCGTGTTCGTCGAGCGCTTCGTCTCCCGGGCCCGCCACGTGGAGGTCCAGGTCTTCGGCGACGGCCGGGGCGGAGTGGTCACCGTCGGCGACCGGGACTGCTCCCTCCAGCGCCGCAACCAGAAGGTCGTGGAGGAGGCGCCCGCCCCCGGCCTGCCCGACGCACTGCGCGCCGAGCTCCACCGCACCGCCCGCGAACTCTGCGCCGGTGTGTCCTACCGCAGCGCCGGCACGGTGGAGTTCGTCTTCGACGCCGACCGCGGCGAGGCCTCGTTCCTGGAGGTCAACACCCGTTTGCAGGTCGAGCACCCGGTGACGGAGGAGGTCGCCGGGATCGACCTGGTCGCCTGGATGCTGCGCCTGGCCCGCGGCGAGGACGTCCTGGCCGACGTGCCCCCGGAGGGGCCCGCGCTCACCGGCCACGCAGTCGAGGCCCGCGTGTACGCCGAGGACCCGGCCCACGACTTCCGTCCCAGCTCCGGGCTGCTCACCCGGGTGGAGTTCCCCGCCGACGCGCGCGTCGACGCCTGGGTGGAGACCGGCCAGCGCGTCACCAGCGACTACGACCCCATGCTGGCCAAGGTGATCGTGCGCGGTGAGAACCGCGACGACGCCCTCGACCGGCTCGGCCGCGCCCTGGCCGGGGTCCGGGTGGACGGGGTGCAGACCAACCTGGGGATGCTGCGCGCCCTGACCGCGCACGAGGACGTCCGCGTGCTCACCCACACGACCGCGACCTGCGCCGGCGTCGGTGACCCGGAGCCGCGCGTGGAGGTGGAGCGCGCCGGGACGCTCACCACCGTCCAGGACTGGCCCGGGCGCACCGGCTACTGGCAGGTGGGCGTGCCGCCGTCGGGCGCCATGGACGACCTGTCCCTGCGCCTGGGCAACCGGGCCCTGGGCAACCCCGAGGGAGCGCCCGGCCTGGAGTGCACCATGGAGGGGCCCGCGCTGCGGTTCTCCGCCGCCATGACGGTGTGCGTCACCGGCGCCCCCGCCGACGTCACCGTGGACGGCGCGGCCGTGTCCCAGTGGGAGCCGGTCGAGGTGCCGGCGGGCGGCCTGCTCGACGTCGGCGCCGCCCACGGTCCGGGCATGCGCACGTACGTGCTGGTGCGCGGCGGCCTGGACGTCCCGGAGTACCTCGGGAGCGCGTCCACGTTCACCGCGGGCGAGTACGGCGGCCACAGCGGTCGGGCTTTGCGCCTGGGCGACGTCCTGCGGCCGGGTTCGGCCCCTCCGGCCGCGACCGCGCCGCGGCCGGTGCCCGAGGAGGACCGGCCCGACTTCGCCGCCCCCGTCGAGGCGGGCGCGGCGGCCCCCTCCCCGTCGCCCACCACCGCCCACCCGTCGCCCACCGCCCACCCGTCGCCTACCACCGCCCACCCGTCGCCTACCACCGCCCACCCGTCGCCCACCACCACCCTCAACGGACGGCCTTCGGCCGCGGCATCCCCCGCTTACGGACGGCCTTCGGCCGCGGCGCACTCCCATTGGGACATCGAGGTGTCCGAGGGGCCGCACGCGGCGCCGGAGTTCCTCACCCGCGAGGGACTGGCCGACTTCTACGCCACCGCCTGGAAGGTGCACCCCCAGTCCGCGCGCAACGGCGTCCGCCTGTCCGGCCCCAAACAGACCTGGGCCCGAGCCGACGGCGGCCAGGCCGGGCTGCACCCCTCCAACGTCCACGACACCGCCTACTCCATCGGCGCGGTCAACCTCTCCGGCGACACCCCCGTGCTCCTCGGCCCGGACGGCCCCAGCCTGGGCGGGTTCGTGTGCCCGGTCACGGTCGTCACCGGCTCCCGGTGGAAGGTCGGCCAGCTCCGGCCCGGCGACACCGTCCGGTTCCACCCGGTCACCGAGGCCGCCGCGGAGAAACTGCACTCGACCCCCACCGCCGCCCCGCTGCTGCGCGGCACCGGGTCCGACGGCGACGACGGCGTGCTCGCCCGGATCCTGGCCGGCGAGGGCACTCCCGAGGTCACCTACCGGCGCAGCGGACACGACAACGTCCTGGTCGAGTACGGCCCGATGGTGCTCGACCTGGGGCTGCGCATGCGCGTGCACGCCCTCATGGCGGCGCTGGACGAGGCGGCGCCCGAGGGCATCGTCGACACCACGCCCGGCGTGCGGTCGCTGCACCTGCACATCGATCCCGACGTCCTGCCGCTGCGCACCCTGCTCGGCCTGCTCCAGGAGATCGAGGCAGGGCTGCCGCCCACCTCCCGGCTGAGCGTGCCCAGCCGGACCCTGCACCTGCCGATGTCCTTCGACGACCCCTCCATCCACGAGGCCATCGCCCGCTACGAGGTCGCGGTGCGCGACGACGCGCCCTGGAACCCCGACAACATCGAGTTCATCCGCCGGATCAACGGCCTGGACTCCGTCGATCAGGTGCGCGACATCGTCTTCGACGCCTCCTACCTGGTCCTGGGCCTGGGCGACGTCTACCTGGGGGCGCCCGCCGCCACCCCGCTCGACCCCCGGCACCGACTGGTCACCACCAAGTACAGCCCCGCCCGCACCTGGACCCCGGAGGCCGGGGTCGGCATCGGCGGCGCCTACCTGTGCGTCTACGGCATGGAGAGCCCCGGCGGCTACCAGCTCATCGGCCGGACGGTGCCGATCTGGTCGGGGCTGCGCCAGTACGGTCCCTTCGAGCCCGGAACCCCGTGGCTGCTGAGGTTCTTCGACCGCATCAGCTGGTACCCCGTCGAGCACGGGGAACTGCTCGACATCCGGGCCGACCTCCTGGCCGGCCGGTACGAACCGGCCATCGGCGAGGGCGAGTTCGTGCTCGCCGACCACGAGCGCTTCCTCGCGGAGAACGCCGCGTCCATCGACGCCTTCCGCGAGCGCCAGGCGGCCGCGTTCGAGACCGAGCGCCGGGCGTGGGAGGCCGCGGGCGAGTTCGACGACAAGCCCGAACCCGAGCCCGTGCCCGACACCGGCGCGCTCGACCTCCCGCCCGGCGCGAGCCTGGTGGAGTCCCCGCTGTCCGCCTCCGTGTGGAAGGTCGACGTGGCGCCGGGCGACACGGTGGAGGAGGGCCAGCCGGTGGTCCGGCTGGAAGCCATGAAGCTGGAGGTCGTGGTCCGCGCGCCCCTCGCGGGTACCGTCACCGACATCCTCGTCGCGCCGGGACAGCACCTCGACCCGGGGCGCGCCCTGGCCGTCATCACGCAAGGAGAGACCGCCTGATGCCCACCCCCACCGACCGCGTCCGGGCCGCGTACCAGCGGATCGCCGACGCCGACCGCCCCGAGGTGTGGATCCACCTGCGCCCGGAGCACGAGCTGGCCGTGGAGGCCAAGACCCTGGAGGGCCGGATCGCCGCCGGGGCGGACCTGCCCCTGGCCGGAGCGCTGGTGGCGGTCAAGGACAACATCGACGTGGCCGGGCTGCCCACCACGGCGGCGTGCCGGGAGTTCGCCTACACCCCCGGCGCCACCGCGACGGCCGTCCAACGGCTCGTGGACGCCGGCGCGCTGGTCCTCGGTAAGACCAACCTCGACCAGTTCGCCACCGGTCTCGTGGGCACGCGCAGTCCCTACGGCGCCGTCCGCAACGCCCTGGACCCGGAACGGATCTCCGGGGGTTCCAGCGCGGGGTCGGCGGTCGCGGTGGCGCTGGGCATCGCCGACATCGGCGTCGGCACCGACACCGCCGGATCGGGCCGGGTGCCGGCGGCCCTGCACGGCATCGTGGGACTCAAGCCCACGGTGGGGCTGGTCCCGGCGACCGGGGTGGTCCCGGCGGCGCGCCCCTACGACTGCGTGACGGTGTTCGCCGCGGACCTGGAGACCGGCCGCCGGGCGCTGGCGGAGATGATCGGACCCGACCCCGAGGACGCCTACAGCCGGACCTTGCCCGCCGACGTGCGGCTGGGCCCGCGCTCCCCGGCGGCGGTGGCCGTGCCCACGGCGGAGGGGCTGGAGCCGCTGAGCGAGGCGGAGCGGGCGGCGTTCCACGCGGCCGCCGACACCCTCCGGGCGGCCGGAGTGCGGACCCTGGAGGTGGACGTGTCGCCGCTGCTGGCGGCGGCCCGCCTGCTGTACGACGGGGCCCTGGTGGCCGAGCGCTACGCCGCCGTGGGGGAGTTCCTGGAGAGCGGCCCGGAGTCGGCGGACCCCACGGTCAGCGGGATCATCGTGCCCGCCGGCGGGCTCCCGGCCCACGCACTGGCCGCCGACCAGCACCGGCTGGCGCGGTACCGGGCCCAGGCGCGCTCCCTGCTCTCCGGGTTCGACGCCCTGCTGCTGCCCACGACGGTCGGACATCCGACGCTGGCGGAGGTCGCGGCCGACCCGGTGGGGGAGAACTCGCGCCTGGGGACGTACACGAACTTCGTGAACCTGTTGGACATGGCGGCCGTGGCGGTGCCCGCGGGCGAGGCGGACGGCCACACGTTCGGGGTCAGCCTCATCGGCGGCGCCTTCGAGGACCAGGTGGTCCTGGATCTGGCGGCGGCCCTGACGGGGGAGGACCCGGGCGAGCCCGTCGCGGAGCAGGGAACGGACGCGGAGCGGGGGGTGCGGCTGGCGGTGTTCGGCGCGCACCTGCGCGGGCAGCCGCTCAACCACCAGCTCACCGGGCTGGGGGCGCGCTTCGAGGAGGCGACGACGACCGCCGCCGACTACCGGATGGTGGCGCTGCCCACCACGCCGCCGAAGCCGGGAGTGCTCCGGGTCGAGCAGGGGGGACGGGCGCTGCGGTGTGAGGTCTGGGCGATCTCGCGGGCGGCGCTGGGCACGTTCCTGGCCCACCTGCCCGCACCGATGATGCTGGGTTCGGTGACGCTGGCCGACGGTCGCACGGTGGTCGGGTTCGGCTGCGAGGCGTCCGCCGCCGAGGGCGCCGAGGACATCACCGGGCACGGCGGCTGGCTGGACTACCTGGAGTCGCGCCAGGGCTGAGCGGAGGAGGCCCGAGGGCCGGGGTCGGGTCCGGGGCCTGGACGCGGCTCCTGCCCCGACGCGTGTCGCCACTGAGGTCGGGAAGGTCCTTGAAGCTCCTGAGGTCTTGGGCTTGCGAGTCGAGGGGTAGGTGGAGAGCGGCCTGCGCCGTCGCGGCCGTGGCCGACCTCCGTGCCGCGTCCGGGGCCGCCGAACGCCGGGACCGTGTCGGGGCCGCTGAACTCCGGGACCGTGTCGGGGCGGCAGGGCACCGGGATCCCTGCGGCGATGAGTTTCGCCGTGGCTCCCGGTCTGTCCATGTACGACCGGACCGCACGCGCGAGGAGAGCGCCATGACCGCGACCTACACCTTCGATGTCTTTTCCAGCCTCGACGGCTTCGGCTCCTACGGCCCCGGCGGCGACTGGGGCGGCT
This region includes:
- a CDS encoding biotin carboxylase N-terminal domain-containing protein, with translation MFDTVLVANRGEIACRIIRSARELGLRTVAVYSDADAGAPHTRLADEAVRLGPAPAAESYLDIERVLAAAAAAGAGAVHPGYGFLSESAAFARAVEDAGMVFVGPEPRHLEQFGDKHTARKAAAAAGLPMVPGSETLPDADAAVAAAAAIGYPVILKSTSGGGGIGLRACADPEELRAAFDQVSRMAQTHFGGGGVFVERFVSRARHVEVQVFGDGRGGVVTVGDRDCSLQRRNQKVVEEAPAPGLPDALRAELHRTARELCAGVSYRSAGTVEFVFDADRGEASFLEVNTRLQVEHPVTEEVAGIDLVAWMLRLARGEDVLADVPPEGPALTGHAVEARVYAEDPAHDFRPSSGLLTRVEFPADARVDAWVETGQRVTSDYDPMLAKVIVRGENRDDALDRLGRALAGVRVDGVQTNLGMLRALTAHEDVRVLTHTTATCAGVGDPEPRVEVERAGTLTTVQDWPGRTGYWQVGVPPSGAMDDLSLRLGNRALGNPEGAPGLECTMEGPALRFSAAMTVCVTGAPADVTVDGAAVSQWEPVEVPAGGLLDVGAAHGPGMRTYVLVRGGLDVPEYLGSASTFTAGEYGGHSGRALRLGDVLRPGSAPPAATAPRPVPEEDRPDFAAPVEAGAAAPSPSPTTAHPSPTAHPSPTTAHPSPTTAHPSPTTTLNGRPSAAASPAYGRPSAAAHSHWDIEVSEGPHAAPEFLTREGLADFYATAWKVHPQSARNGVRLSGPKQTWARADGGQAGLHPSNVHDTAYSIGAVNLSGDTPVLLGPDGPSLGGFVCPVTVVTGSRWKVGQLRPGDTVRFHPVTEAAAEKLHSTPTAAPLLRGTGSDGDDGVLARILAGEGTPEVTYRRSGHDNVLVEYGPMVLDLGLRMRVHALMAALDEAAPEGIVDTTPGVRSLHLHIDPDVLPLRTLLGLLQEIEAGLPPTSRLSVPSRTLHLPMSFDDPSIHEAIARYEVAVRDDAPWNPDNIEFIRRINGLDSVDQVRDIVFDASYLVLGLGDVYLGAPAATPLDPRHRLVTTKYSPARTWTPEAGVGIGGAYLCVYGMESPGGYQLIGRTVPIWSGLRQYGPFEPGTPWLLRFFDRISWYPVEHGELLDIRADLLAGRYEPAIGEGEFVLADHERFLAENAASIDAFRERQAAAFETERRAWEAAGEFDDKPEPEPVPDTGALDLPPGASLVESPLSASVWKVDVAPGDTVEEGQPVVRLEAMKLEVVVRAPLAGTVTDILVAPGQHLDPGRALAVITQGETA
- the atzF gene encoding allophanate hydrolase; translated protein: MPTPTDRVRAAYQRIADADRPEVWIHLRPEHELAVEAKTLEGRIAAGADLPLAGALVAVKDNIDVAGLPTTAACREFAYTPGATATAVQRLVDAGALVLGKTNLDQFATGLVGTRSPYGAVRNALDPERISGGSSAGSAVAVALGIADIGVGTDTAGSGRVPAALHGIVGLKPTVGLVPATGVVPAARPYDCVTVFAADLETGRRALAEMIGPDPEDAYSRTLPADVRLGPRSPAAVAVPTAEGLEPLSEAERAAFHAAADTLRAAGVRTLEVDVSPLLAAARLLYDGALVAERYAAVGEFLESGPESADPTVSGIIVPAGGLPAHALAADQHRLARYRAQARSLLSGFDALLLPTTVGHPTLAEVAADPVGENSRLGTYTNFVNLLDMAAVAVPAGEADGHTFGVSLIGGAFEDQVVLDLAAALTGEDPGEPVAEQGTDAERGVRLAVFGAHLRGQPLNHQLTGLGARFEEATTTAADYRMVALPTTPPKPGVLRVEQGGRALRCEVWAISRAALGTFLAHLPAPMMLGSVTLADGRTVVGFGCEASAAEGAEDITGHGGWLDYLESRQG